In a genomic window of Methanosarcina horonobensis HB-1 = JCM 15518:
- a CDS encoding glutathione-independent formaldehyde dehydrogenase, translating to MLCATLHCRVSLKAKNQQRTFLNFSDWGDLIKAVVYRGPNQVAVEEVEDPKIEHPADAIVRLTSSGICGSDLHMYEGRTVEKPGKVLGHEPLGVIEEVGDAVFSFKKGDRVVITFNIACGHCLNCIRGFTSACLTVNPENAGGAFGYAKMGPYKGAQAEFLRVPFADLSCTKLPGSPVDKWEDDFIMLADVFPTGFFATQLAMVQPGLPVAVFGAGPVGLLAAYSAILQGATQVFVVDYIPERLELAKSIGAIPIDFTLSDPVAMIEALRSQHARMDTLLPGERKLQKIVSGVKNLVRSAGASFEVARSDPVTMIEMLRTGNPAIVQSLLPGEEKMKGVMCGIDAVGYQARDRQDPSRENPTQVISDLVRLINPTGHLGVIGVYTADDPGAYNERAKKGEYILPFGQLWEKGMTVGTGQTPVKKLQPMLRDMIIAGVAKPSFIISHKISIDEAPDAYREFANRTEGFTKVTIQFAK from the coding sequence TTGCTCTGTGCTACTCTGCATTGCAGGGTAAGTCTAAAAGCCAAAAACCAGCAGAGAACCTTTCTTAATTTTTCTGATTGGGGTGATCTTATAAAAGCCGTTGTTTATAGAGGACCGAATCAGGTCGCTGTAGAGGAAGTGGAAGATCCGAAAATAGAACATCCTGCAGATGCAATAGTCAGGCTTACCTCGAGTGGAATATGCGGAAGCGACCTTCATATGTATGAGGGAAGAACGGTTGAAAAACCGGGCAAAGTGCTGGGGCACGAGCCTCTTGGGGTTATAGAAGAGGTAGGAGATGCCGTGTTCTCCTTTAAAAAAGGAGATCGGGTGGTTATTACTTTCAACATCGCCTGCGGACACTGTCTGAACTGTATTCGGGGCTTTACAAGTGCCTGCCTGACCGTTAATCCCGAAAATGCGGGTGGAGCTTTCGGATACGCTAAAATGGGCCCATATAAGGGAGCACAGGCTGAGTTCCTGAGAGTGCCGTTTGCCGACCTGAGCTGCACAAAACTTCCCGGGTCTCCGGTAGATAAATGGGAAGACGATTTTATTATGCTGGCTGATGTCTTTCCCACAGGCTTTTTCGCTACACAGCTTGCCATGGTACAGCCTGGGTTGCCTGTAGCAGTTTTTGGCGCAGGACCTGTAGGTTTGCTCGCAGCCTACTCTGCAATACTTCAGGGAGCAACTCAGGTTTTTGTGGTCGATTATATCCCTGAGAGGCTGGAACTGGCAAAGAGTATTGGTGCCATTCCTATAGATTTCACCCTGAGCGACCCGGTAGCCATGATTGAGGCTTTAAGATCTCAGCACGCAAGAATGGATACGTTGCTGCCAGGAGAGAGGAAGTTGCAGAAAATAGTTTCAGGTGTGAAAAATTTGGTCAGGAGTGCAGGTGCCAGTTTTGAAGTTGCCAGAAGCGACCCGGTAACCATGATAGAGATGTTAAGGACAGGGAATCCGGCAATCGTGCAGTCGCTGCTGCCAGGTGAGGAAAAAATGAAAGGGGTCATGTGCGGTATAGACGCAGTTGGTTATCAGGCAAGGGATAGGCAAGACCCATCAAGAGAGAACCCTACTCAGGTGATAAGCGACCTGGTAAGGTTGATCAACCCAACAGGTCACCTTGGAGTTATCGGAGTTTACACAGCTGACGACCCCGGAGCCTACAATGAACGCGCTAAGAAAGGAGAATACATCCTGCCTTTTGGACAGCTCTGGGAAAAAGGAATGACAGTTGGAACAGGCCAGACTCCGGTGAAAAAACTCCAGCCAATGCTCAGAGACATGATAATCGCCGGAGTAGCAAAGCCCAGCTTTATAATAAGCCATAAGATTTCCATAGATGAAGCTCCTGATGCCTACAGGGAGTTTGCTAATCGTACGGAAGGCTTTACAAAAGTAACAATTCAATTCGCAAAATGA